One genomic segment of Plasmodium vivax chromosome 9, whole genome shotgun sequence includes these proteins:
- a CDS encoding hypothetical protein, conserved (encoded by transcript PVX_092560A) yields the protein MNGTYYDTKDNNSSDNMHDDFLNYPNFKKFIDSNNNSDHENFEESRKYIHREITKTLNANSVKVCRNIDERKLPGNTTNKFCLKTMENQSIKKDFPYGGKNDSESKGSSRGLNKFAHCSSSSSSGRRSNEESSGPSGQTGQRGQKGQNGQCGRSSITHPSSCRSMNNLGHASNQSAVNSVSYPNSASNPGSIHVNHFGHLNQPGSMNSHRAGSAKGNLGTGPPPSSQFFHGTSSNELSDNKNHHRAINYLKRSEMNNEDMDRINEALLLKEKKKLLKHEFFFSEPRSNTPLEQGDNRTFRNLDNFMFANEEKLGYARSSSMNNHPYDLVKSNGIMEDVKLSAFTSNEFGSMRRKFPPGLVPTKGEDKKKKKAKEKERDKEKLKLNEGEKEKEGEKAKEGEKVKECEKVHDGENAREGGSSKGSEKGKKGEHEKAKKGEQEKAKRGEQDKVKKGEYEKVKKGEQEKAKKGEQDKAKKSEHENIAHFIKQQILENAKMERDAFGDHFKGSGFFPNSHASSVVGGMHNGVVSDVHSSFSGVHNGVSGAHTGFRGVHSGFSGTRHGNHPHRYEVKNHMPGFQRRMSEKKDANDFCGLESDPNKFKKYNHLKDNFHLNNNQRHFYPNGDQRKNNSELFRTTDVNDKVYSNNIMYDDYFTIENMETCEEKKEFFKNEGYSNKMKKESSLAFRMHPNFDTKELIMANRKKYFNFSENRDLSTSTNHMKSDYYNESSMNEFSLDEVASQYSFARKDYLSNHLNGEVLGMDGQVEKMEYASALLGERAGDRHSLQGARLPNGVIAAPQLMYDNCNGHAGRQNNDRAATHAGYGSAATHADFGSAAAHADCGSGSAHANFGSTSVHGNVRSTTVHTDNNGQEEENETMSTLVNAFTLKREENYYQNRSEMMRANEMSKTNSVNTADVSSAFNSNSCSLSNGNGRSMNNSSNVSSSIFPGKAAKGSNPSMFRAYDMVSPKEGIPSGSSHKQRERSGMGKGVENGIENGIENGIENGLENGLENGLENEEPVIKLFFGNLAPITTEKDMHNLFSNFGKCDSLIILKDRRSKSRGSGFVTFYNMQEAVNAIKSLNNKIILSGAHKPLEVRFPENKEEKKLRTKLLNAAKWKGKKIAPSGCLPISTEDILNQSSLQLNNGPGGGGGSPGGNHRLSFLNPVETPSYFLAEHEGPSYEIKEPAGFGCAGGGMQECSHLNMQECAYANMRDCAYANMQDCAHVSIQDCVHLNMQDSAHANMLERAHANRYACSEDFSELRKTASETTNDTVLTDYVNRVEEGSNVCSSGRHNSYKKGQDNLPDDMNHMSMSKERKKYSKFLPNFLLDNNPHGNLASNSFQSFDEALGNMRNFSPDVDMEEVNVGSNGFSGALEVNGGLSRKVVHEIVHEKVPGLQSESGTMEEDTACRHDSIGSARSFHQGDVAKVGVAKVGGAKVGGANVSSANVSGANVSSAKASHFSATDCFAADGFAADGFSVRGFTANNSPPSGFNPCGRAMDEGDEANSYFSSFCHGFPVQSKIMEDQNNTFFSYLNKDKGLASHNKGGEEAYQHKIDFCRKGGDFPGINELEEINHFRQMTELEEVSEAYERGRSENDMRNVSLRGSEEMAGVGKEENLLSDIYGGSKGLASPPMNDEGYSNMNVHYLGFDLSRLIQINEDILLPQKEGAKENHRSGSNSGNNSVSNNNRSENNRSENNRRNNISSGGSASHLNGTEIMAADYYQHRRRSSSSSSSSNDGNDMYKLNVGHAHGTMDLLSDNLFGNKKFDLNDNLSDEMLRNLISLYAQNKSSMITSHMFSYLNNVLCEINSALEIFNKFSVKTSMKNMAEEESLPE from the coding sequence atgaacggcACTTATTACGATACAAAAGATAACAACTCGAGTGACAACATGCATGacgattttttaaactaccccaattttaaaaaattcattgacagtaataataatagtgaTCATGAAAATTTCGAGGAGTCGAGAAAGTACATACACAGAGAGATAACGAAAACACTTAATGCGAATTCGGTGAAAGTATGCAGAAATATTGATGAGCGAAAATTGCCAGGAAATACGACTAATaaattttgcttaaaaaCTATGGAAAATCAGAGTATCAAAAAGGACTTTCCCTATGGTGGTAAAAATGACTCGGAGAGCAAGGGGAGTAGTAGGGGCCTGAACAAGTTTGCGCATTgcagtagtagtagtagtagcgGCAGGAGGAGCAATGAGGAGAGTAGTGGCCCCAGCGGCCAAACGGGGCAGAGAGGGCAGAAAGGGCAGAACGGGCAGTGCGGGAGGAGCAGCATTACCCACCCAAGCAGCTGCAGAAGTATGAACAATCTTGGCCATGCAAGCAACCAGAGTGCGGTGAACAGTGTCAGCTATCCGAACAGTGCGAGCAACCCAGGCAGCATCCATGTGAACCATTTTGGGCATCTAAACCAGCCCGGCAGCATGAACAGTCACCGTGCAGGGAGTGCAAAAGGAAATCTCGGAACAGGTCCTCCTCCATCgtcgcaattttttcatgGCACCTCTTCGAACGAGTTAAGTGACAATAAGAACCATCACCGTGCGATTAACTATTTGAAGAGAAGCGAAATGAACAACGAAGATATGGATCGAATAAACGAagcattattattaaaagaaaaaaaaaaattattaaaacatgaattttttttctcggaACCAAGAAGTAACACTCCTCTCGAACAGGGAGATAATAGAACCTTTCGAAATTTagataattttatgtttgcaAATGAGGAGAAGTTAGGTTATGCGCGAAGTAGCAGTATGAATAACCATCCGTATGATTTAGTGAAAAGCAATGGTATCATGGAGGACGTCAAATTGAGTGCTTTTACCTCCAACGAGTTTGGCAGCATGCGAAGGAAGTTCCCCCCCGGTTTGGTTCCCACCAAAGGGGAGgataaaaagaagaaaaaggcaaaggaaaaggaaagggacaaggaaaaattgaaactgaacgaaggagaaaaagagaagGAGGGTGAGAAGGCCAAAGAGGGCGAAAAGGTCAAAGAGTGCGAAAAAGTGCACGATGGGGAAAATGCGAGAGAAGGTGGCAGTTCGAaaggaagcgaaaaggggaaaaagggagaacatgaaaaggcaaaaaagggcgagcaggaaaaggcaaaaaggggcgaacaggataaggtaaaaaagggtgagtatgaaaaggtaaaaaagggcgaacaggaaaaggcaaaaaagggcgaacaggataaggcaaaaaaaagcgaacatGAAAACATTGCGCATTTTATTAAGCAgcaaattttggaaaatgcgaaaatggaaagggATGCCTTTGGCGACCATTTCAAGGGTAGTGGGTTTTTCCCCAACTCGCATGCCAGCAGTGTAGTTGGCGGCATGCACAACGGGGTTGTTAGCGACGTGCACAGTAGTTTTAGCGGCGTGCACAATGGGGTTAGCGGCGCGCACACTGGTTTTAGAGGCGTGCACAGCGGTTTTAGCGGCACCCGCCATGGCAACCACCCGCACAGATACGAAGTAAAAAACCACATGCCGGGGTTCCAAAGAAGAatgagcgaaaaaaaggacgcgAACGACTTTTGCGGATTGGAGAGCGACCCAAACAAGTTCAAAAAGTACAACCACCTGAAAGATAACTTCCACCTGAACAACAACCAGAGGCACTTCTACCCAAACGGGGAccagagaaaaaataactcGGAGCTGTTCCGGACCACCGATGTTAATGATAAGGTGTATTCAAATAACATCATGTATGATGATTATTTTACCATTGAAAATATGGAAACttgcgaagaaaaaaaggagttttttaaaaatgagggatatagcaacaaaatgaagaaggagagcTCGCTAGCATTTCGCATGCACCCAAATTTTGACACCAAGGAATTAATAATggcaaacagaaaaaaatatttcaatttttctgaAAATAGGGATTTGAGTACCAGCACGAACCACATGAAGAGCGATTATTACAATGAAAGCAGTATGAACGAGTTTTCCCTCGATGAGGTGGCTAGTCAGTATAGTTTTGCCCGTAAGGACTATCTGAGCAACCACTTGAATGGCGAAGTTCTAGGCATGGATGGGCAGGTGGAGAAAATGGAGTACGCTTCCGCCCTATTAGGGGAAAGGGCAGGAGACCGACATTCTCTGCAGGGCGCGAGGTTACCAAACGGTGTCATTGCCGCGCCTCAACTGATGTACGACAATTGCAATGGGCACGCGGGCCGCCAGAACAACGACCGCGCCGCTACGCATGCGGGTTATGGAAGTGCCGCTACGCATGCGGATTTTGGAAGTGCCGCTGCGCATGCGGATTGCGGAAGTGGCTCGGCGCATGCCAATTTCGGAAGTACTTCAGTGCACGGGAATGTGAGGAGCACCACGGTGCATACCGATAACAACGggcaggaggaagagaacGAAACGATGAGTACCCTGGTGAATGCTTTTACGctgaaaagggaggaaaattATTACCAAAATAGGAGCGAGATGATGCGCGCAAATGAGATGAGCAAAACCAACAGCGTTAACACCGCAGATGTCAGCAGCGCTTTCAACTCGAACAGCTGTAGCCTCAGTAATGGGAACGGCAGGAGCATGAACAATAGCAGTAATGTCAGCAGTAGCATTTTCCCTGGCAAAGCCGCCAAGGGTTCCAATCCCAGCATGTTCAGAGCGTACGACATGGTCTCTCCGAAGGAGGGCATCCCGAGCGGCAGCAGTCACAAGCAGAGGGAAAGGAGCGGCATGGGGAAGGGGGTCGAAAATGGAATCGAAAATGGAATCGAAAATGGAATCGAGAACGGCCTCGAGAACGGCCTCGAGAACGGCCTCGAAAACGAAGAGCCTGTGATTAAGCTCTTCTTCGGAAACCTGGCCCCTATCACCACGGAAAAGGATATGCATAACCTCTTCAGCAACTTTGGCAAGTGCGACTCCCtgattatattaaaagaTAGGAGGAGCAAGTCGAGGGGCTCGGGATTCGTCACCTTTTACAATATGCAGGAAGCAGTCAACGCGATAAAAAGtttgaataataaaatcattTTGTCTGGGGCTCACAAACCGCTGGAGGTTCGATTCCCTGAGAataaggaagagaaaaaactGAGGACCAAATTGTTAAATgccgcaaaatggaaaggcaAGAAAATTGCTCCCAGTGGATGTTTGCCAATAAGTACGGAGGATATATTAAATCAGAGCAGTTTACAGCTGAATAATGGCccaggaggagggggaggcagcCCGGGGGGGAATCACCGCCTCTCTTTTCTAAACCCGGTTGAGACACCCTCGTACTTTTTAGCAGAGCATGAGGGTCCCTCGTATGAGATTAAGGAGCCCGCCGGCTTCGGTTGCGCGGGTGGCGGCATGCAGGAGTGTTCTCATTTGAACATGCAGGAGTGTGCTTATGCGAACATGCGGGACTGTGCTTATGCGAACATGCAGGACTGTGCTCATGTGAGCATCCAGGACTGTGTTCATTTGAACATGCAGGACTCTGCCCATGCGAACATGCTGGAGCGCGCACACGCCAACCGCTACGCCTGTTCAGAAGACTTCTCCGAACTGAGGAAAACAGCTAGCGAAACGACGAACGACACGGTGCTCACAGATTACGTGAATCGAGTAGAAGAAGGCAGCAATGTATGTAGTAGTGGTCGACACAATTCGTATAAAAAGGGGCAGGACAATTTACCTGATGATATGAACCACATGAGTATGTccaaggagagaaaaaagtaCAGTAAGTTTTTGCCCAATTTTCTATTAGATAATAACCCCCATGGGAATTTAGCCTCTAATTCGTTTCAATCGTTTGATGAGGCACTTGGAAACATGCGAAATTTTTCCCCTGATGTGGATATGGAAGAGGTAAACGTGGGTTCGAATGGCTTTTCGGGAGCGTTGGAGGTGAATGGGGGGTTGAGTCGCAAGGTGGTTCACGAAATAGTGCATGAGAAGGTGCCAGGCCTGCAGAGCGAGTCGGGTACCATGGAGGAGGACACCGCGTGTCGCCATGATAGCATCGGTTCTGCGAGGAGTTTCCACCAGGGGGACGTCGCGAAGGTAGGCGTTGCAAAGGTAGGCGGTGCGAAGGTAGGCGGTGCTAATGTAAGCAGTGCGAATGTGAGCGGTGCGAATGTAAGCAGTGCGAAGGCGAGTCATTTCAGCGCAACGGATTGCTTCGCTGCGGATGGTTTCGCCGCCGACGGCTTCTCTGTGCGTGGCTTTACCGCCAACAATTCCCCCCCCAGCGGGTTCAACCCCTGCGGGCGAGCGATGGACGAGGGGGACGAGGCCAATTCGTACTTCTCCAGCTTTTGCCACGGCTTCCCAGTGCAGAGTAAAATAATGGAAGACCAGAACAACACATTTTTCTCCTACCTGAACAAAGACAAAGGTTTGGCTAGCCATAACaagggaggggaagaagcctaCCAGCACAAAATCGACTTCTGTAGGAAGGGGGGAGATTTCCCTGGGATAAACGAGTTGGAAGAAATAAACCACTTTCGGCAGATGACCGAATTGGAAGAGGTGAGTGAAGCGTATGAACGGGGAAGGAGCGAAAATGACATGCGCAATGTTTCGTTGCGTGGTTCGGAAGAAATGGCAGGGGTAGGAAAGGAGGAGAATCTGTTGAGCGACATTTATGGAGGCAGCAAGGGCCTGGCCTCTCCACCCATGAATGATGAGGGGTACAGCAACATGAATGTGCATTATCTAGGGTTCGATTTGTCCCGCCTGATACAGATAAACGAGGACATTCTGTTGCCCCAGAAGGAGGGCGCGAAGGAGAACCACAGGAGCGGAAGCAACAGCGGCAACAACAGCGTCAGCAACAACAACCGCAGCGAAAACAACCGCAGCGAAAACAACCGCAGAAACAACATTTCCAGTGGGGGCTCGGCTAGCCACCTAAATGGAACGGAAATAATGGCGGCCGACTACTACCAGCAccggaggaggagcagcagcagtagtAGCAGCAGTAATGACGGCAACGACATGTACAAACTCAACGTTGGGCACGCGCATGGCACCATGGATCTACTGAGTGATAACCTGtttggtaataaaaaatttgactTAAATGACAACTTAAGTGATGAAATGCTACGAAATTTAATTAGCCTTTATGCGCAAAATAAATCCTCCATGATTACTTCCCACATGTTCAGTTACTTGAATAATGTCCTGTGCGAGATAAACAGCGCCCTGGAGATTTTTAACAAGTTCAGCGTCAAGACGTCCATGAAGAACAtggcggaggaggagagtCTCCCCGAGTGA
- a CDS encoding hypothetical protein, conserved (encoded by transcript PVX_092565A), which yields MEAARVHPVLSILGSKYKPFHENLSSRTHIILLPEAKTLVNTSIDLDFMKKHICCKSHLKNVYVNLAGQCIEIDAKYVCTGYGFEESRVCEILKIETNANYRFLKIIFINIPLEGGAYQGSAPASYVNDEDGQADRQLYGQPYGQPYAQATPQFSSPAGGQPSAMQCKHDVTLFFNKNGNCREFLYTQLLQFTHSYIIVKGFENCIGKKIINMVDDTLKLQSSANEKTFKSDMRVPLIKYTYSYLYNIIWKQLTKNYQQIERRIQEKMNYLRKDISGFLKKLNLGAISLFHVETVAFRIKQIEKCNNPIDKIYILDNISKIICEIISCTNQHLKKQKLPIYDINSDSLITILVAAISFGQIQNIISHSIHLHMYIDNLKASEKIDKLSFVFTIFHSSIIYLCDMKEA from the exons ATGGAAGCGGCCAGAGTGCACCCCGTGCTGAGCATCCTGGGGAGCAAGTACAAACCGTTTCATGAAAACTTGTCCAGCAGGACGCACATAATTCTACTGCCCGAAGCAAAAACGCTGGTAAATACCAGCATAGATTTAGACTTTATGAAAAAGCACATATGCTGCAAGAGccacttaaaaaatgtgtacgtAAATCTGGCCGGGCAGTGCATTGAAATTGACGCCAAGTACGTTTGCACAGGGTACGGATTTGAGGAGAGTAGGGTCTgcgaaattttgaaaatagaAACGAATGCCAATTATagatttttgaaaattatttttattaacattccATTGGAAGGAGGAGCGTACCAAGGTAGTGCCCCCGCCAGTTATGTTAACGATGAGGATGGGCAGGCGGATAGGCAGCTATATGGACAACCTTATGGGCAGCCTTATGCGCAGGCGACCCCCCAGTTCAGTAGCCCCGCGGGGGGCCAACCCAGTGCGATGCAGTGCAAACACGAcgtaactcttttttttaacaaaaacgGAAACTGCCGCGAATTTCTATACACGCAACTTTTGCAATTTACCCACTCGTACATCATCGTCAAGGGGTTCGAAAACTgcattgggaaaaaaatcatcaaCATGGTAGACGACACGCTGAAGTTACAAAGCAGCGCAAATGAAAAGACATTTAAAAGTGACATGAGGGTGCCACTAATCAAATACACCTATTCCTATCTGTATAACATTATATGGAAACAGCTAACTAAAAATTACCAACAAATAGAACGCAGGAttcaggaaaaaatgaattaccTGCGGAAGGACATTAGcggatttttaaaaaagttaaatctAGGAGCCATCAGCCTGTTCCACGTGGAAACGGTTGCCTTTCGCATCAAGCAG ATCGAAAAGTGCAACAACCCAATCGACAAAATATACATCCTAGATAACATCAGCAAAATCATATGCGAAATCATTTCGTGCACAAATCAACACTTGAAGAAACAGAAGTTACCCATTTACGACATTAACAGTGACAGCCTGATTACAATTCTCGTGGCAGCAATTTCCTTTGGCCAAATACAAAACATAATTAGCCACTCCATTCacctgcacatgtacatagATAACTTAAAGGCCTCCGAAAAAATCGATAAATTGTCATTTGTCTTCACAATATTTCACTCCTCAATTATTTACCTCTGCGATATGAAGGAGGCATAG